The proteins below are encoded in one region of Clostridium fermenticellae:
- a CDS encoding M28 family metallopeptidase → MKKNLILFSTVLSLLILNLSLSLCLSVHQFNSGSVKQNINYLSSDNFKGRLGGTLENAEVSLYIRDYFKKNNIMPYSGSYFEAFNTMYPHRLDGNPYLRVTDSNGFIVKNYRYSIDFKEDLINFRCNRINFSKKNASSILGSYLNVFNGDDHFLFYTPEDNKLTFRSSFVSNTAVSMYIMVTKNTLIDMRKYLNNGFNIDCYIPFESKQTSLNNVIGTIRGIHPNKPPLILCAHFDHVGSDLSNNIYNGALDNASGISFMLELGKYITSLGTPDRNIILVGFNAEEFGCLGSKAFVLKNLNNIKDSTVFNFDMIGGNFSKPIYIMGGKKDSNKTRLIHEISSICQKYNINFSYLFEDSSDHEFFRKNNISAVTLSDSDASRIHTLYDKSNLIDIKSIDRCFKVMNPEIIHYAFPNNIMLVYYKQILCVSILTSIIFLKLLFKSN, encoded by the coding sequence ATGAAAAAAAACTTAATTTTATTTTCTACAGTTTTGTCTCTACTAATATTAAACTTAAGTTTAAGTCTATGTTTATCAGTACATCAATTTAATTCTGGTTCAGTAAAGCAAAACATAAATTACCTTTCTAGTGATAATTTTAAAGGAAGACTGGGTGGAACACTAGAAAATGCAGAAGTTTCTCTTTATATAAGAGACTATTTTAAAAAAAACAATATAATGCCTTACAGTGGAAGTTACTTTGAAGCATTTAATACTATGTATCCTCATAGACTGGACGGAAATCCATACCTAAGGGTTACAGACAGTAATGGATTCATTGTAAAAAATTATAGATATTCCATCGACTTTAAAGAAGATCTAATAAATTTCAGATGTAACAGGATAAACTTCAGCAAAAAAAATGCATCAAGTATATTAGGTTCATATTTGAATGTATTTAATGGAGATGACCATTTCTTATTTTATACACCAGAAGATAATAAACTTACATTTAGAAGTTCTTTTGTAAGCAATACTGCAGTAAGCATGTATATAATGGTTACCAAAAATACATTAATAGATATGAGAAAATACTTGAATAATGGTTTTAATATAGATTGTTATATACCCTTTGAATCAAAACAAACTTCTTTAAATAATGTAATTGGCACTATAAGAGGTATTCATCCAAATAAACCTCCTCTTATACTGTGTGCACACTTTGATCATGTGGGCAGTGATCTTAGTAATAATATATATAATGGAGCCCTTGATAACGCTTCTGGAATATCATTTATGCTGGAACTTGGCAAATATATTACTTCTTTAGGCACGCCTGATAGAAATATAATATTAGTCGGTTTCAATGCAGAAGAATTTGGCTGCCTTGGTTCTAAAGCATTTGTCTTAAAAAATCTTAACAATATAAAAGACAGTACTGTATTTAACTTCGATATGATAGGCGGCAATTTTTCAAAACCAATCTATATAATGGGCGGTAAAAAGGATTCAAATAAAACAAGGCTAATACACGAGATTTCATCTATCTGTCAAAAATATAATATAAATTTTAGTTATTTATTTGAAGATTCAAGTGATCATGAATTTTTTAGAAAAAATAATATATCCGCGGTAACTCTAAGTGACAGTGATGCTTCAAGAATTCACACATTATATGATAAGTCCAATTTAATAGATATAAAATCAATTGATAGATGCTTTAAAGTAATGAATCCGGAGATCATACATTATGCATTTCCTAATAATATTATGCTCGTATACTACAAGCAGATATTATGTGTTTCTATATTAACCTCAATAATATTTTTAAAATTACTTTTTAAATCAAACTAA
- the hpf gene encoding ribosome hibernation-promoting factor, HPF/YfiA family, protein MEIKVTGKNIEVTEALRNIVVKKISKLDKYFNPDVKANITLSVQKNSQIVEVIIPFNGVILRGEEKNSDMYASIDLVIDKLEGQIRKQKTKLQRRNHGTSLRFQFIPDIEEEHDEEPKIVKTKKFAIKPMSAEEAVLQMELLGHNFFVFENAEDEEVNVVYKRKDGNYGLIEPEF, encoded by the coding sequence ATGGAAATAAAAGTAACTGGCAAAAATATTGAGGTGACTGAAGCTTTAAGGAACATAGTGGTAAAAAAGATATCGAAATTAGATAAGTATTTCAACCCTGACGTAAAGGCTAATATTACATTAAGTGTGCAGAAGAATTCACAGATAGTAGAAGTTATAATTCCTTTTAATGGTGTTATATTAAGAGGAGAAGAGAAAAATTCCGATATGTATGCTTCTATAGACTTGGTTATTGATAAGCTTGAAGGCCAGATAAGGAAGCAGAAGACAAAACTTCAGAGAAGAAATCATGGTACTTCTTTAAGATTTCAATTTATACCTGATATAGAAGAGGAGCATGATGAAGAGCCTAAAATAGTTAAAACCAAAAAGTTTGCAATAAAACCAATGTCAGCTGAAGAGGCTGTGTTACAAATGGAACTTTTGGGACACAATTTTTTCGTATTTGAAAATGCTGAGGATGAAGAAGTAAACGTAGTTTATAAAAGAAAAGATGGAAACTACGGTTTAATTGAACCTGAATTTTAA
- the secA gene encoding preprotein translocase subunit SecA, translating to MNIFQKIFGTYSEKEVKRILPIVNKIDSLDSKMQSMTDEQLRSKTDEFKERLSKDETLNSILVEAFAVVREVAARTVKLKPFREQLMGGVVLHQGRISEMKTGEGKTLVATLPAYLNALTGKGVHIVTVNDYLAKRDRDTMAPIYEALGLKVGVILHDLDQNQRQEAYKCDITYGTNSEFGFDYLRDNMVIYKEERVQRGLNFAIVDEVDSILIDEARTPLIISGEGEKSTEFYKIADHFAKTLTEEDDFTVDEKANAVMLTDAGIKKAEEFFKLDNYADAKNMELQHHVVQALKANYIMKRDKDYMVKNGEVLIVDEFTGRMMEGRRYSDGLHQAIEAKEGVKVEKESKTLATITYQNYFRMFNKLSGMTGTALTEENEFREIYGLDVIVIPTHEPVIRQDLSDIVYKTAKGKFNAIVEDIVETHKKGQPMLVGTVSIEKSELLSDMLKRKGISHQVLNAKFHEKEAEIISHAGEFGMVTIATNMAGRGTDIKITDDVVKVGGLKIIGTERHESRRIDNQLRGRSGRQGDPGSSRFYVSLDDDLMRIFGSDKLKDIVQKLGLGDDEAIESKMVSSAIENAQKKVEGNNFDIRKTVVQYDDVINKQREIIYKQRSEVLEGIDLKDQIQEMIKGLVSDIVNSHISGVEEEFEDEIKDLVKYMEEVFVEKDSVSADELMNLSNEEIIDKYVEIGEKIYAQKEEEFTSEQMREIERVILLRVVDTRWMDHIDDMEHLKRSIGLAAYKQQDPTQAYQFEGSQMFDEMIYNIRLDTIKYLLHVQMQKVPERERIVKETYTNQSDGDTTKKQPIRKKKTVGRNDPCPCGSGKKYKNCCGRFE from the coding sequence ATGAACATTTTTCAAAAAATATTCGGTACATATAGTGAAAAAGAAGTTAAGAGAATATTACCTATTGTCAATAAAATAGATTCTTTAGATTCTAAAATGCAATCCATGACTGATGAACAGTTAAGATCTAAAACTGATGAATTTAAAGAGAGATTATCAAAAGATGAAACATTAAATTCTATATTAGTTGAGGCTTTTGCAGTAGTTAGGGAGGTAGCTGCACGAACAGTTAAATTGAAGCCATTTAGAGAACAGCTTATGGGTGGAGTAGTACTTCATCAAGGAAGAATATCAGAAATGAAAACTGGTGAGGGAAAAACTTTGGTTGCAACGCTTCCAGCTTATTTAAATGCACTTACAGGTAAGGGCGTTCATATAGTTACAGTAAATGATTATTTGGCTAAAAGAGATAGAGATACTATGGCCCCTATATATGAAGCATTAGGACTAAAGGTTGGTGTTATACTTCATGATTTGGATCAGAATCAAAGGCAGGAAGCTTATAAATGCGATATAACTTATGGAACCAATAGTGAATTTGGTTTTGATTACCTTAGAGATAATATGGTTATATATAAGGAAGAAAGAGTTCAAAGAGGGCTTAATTTTGCTATAGTCGATGAGGTTGACTCAATACTTATAGATGAGGCGAGAACTCCGCTTATAATTTCTGGTGAAGGAGAAAAATCAACAGAGTTTTATAAGATAGCAGACCACTTTGCAAAAACATTAACTGAAGAGGACGATTTTACAGTAGATGAAAAGGCTAATGCTGTAATGCTAACGGATGCAGGAATTAAAAAGGCAGAAGAGTTTTTTAAACTTGACAATTATGCTGATGCAAAAAATATGGAATTACAGCATCATGTAGTTCAAGCGCTAAAAGCCAATTATATAATGAAAAGAGATAAGGACTATATGGTAAAGAATGGTGAAGTCCTTATAGTTGATGAATTTACAGGAAGAATGATGGAAGGTAGAAGGTACAGTGACGGCCTCCATCAAGCAATAGAAGCAAAAGAGGGAGTCAAGGTAGAAAAGGAATCTAAAACACTTGCGACTATTACATATCAAAATTATTTTAGAATGTTTAATAAACTTTCAGGTATGACAGGTACTGCATTAACAGAGGAAAATGAATTTAGAGAAATATATGGGTTAGATGTAATTGTTATTCCTACTCATGAGCCTGTAATAAGACAGGATTTATCAGATATTGTATATAAAACGGCAAAGGGAAAATTTAATGCCATAGTTGAAGATATAGTTGAGACACATAAGAAAGGTCAACCAATGTTGGTTGGTACTGTAAGTATAGAAAAATCTGAATTACTTTCTGATATGTTAAAGAGAAAAGGAATTTCTCATCAAGTATTAAATGCTAAATTCCATGAGAAGGAAGCAGAAATAATATCCCATGCAGGAGAATTTGGTATGGTCACCATTGCAACAAATATGGCAGGACGTGGTACTGATATTAAGATTACTGATGATGTAGTAAAAGTAGGTGGCCTAAAAATCATAGGTACTGAAAGGCATGAATCAAGGAGAATCGATAATCAGTTAAGAGGACGTTCGGGACGTCAGGGAGATCCCGGTTCATCAAGATTCTATGTTTCTCTTGATGATGATCTTATGAGGATATTTGGTTCTGATAAGTTAAAGGATATAGTGCAAAAACTCGGACTTGGCGATGATGAGGCTATAGAGAGTAAAATGGTAAGCAGCGCTATAGAAAATGCACAGAAGAAAGTTGAAGGAAATAACTTTGATATAAGAAAAACAGTAGTGCAATATGATGATGTAATAAATAAACAAAGAGAAATAATATATAAACAGAGATCAGAAGTATTAGAAGGAATAGATTTAAAAGATCAGATACAGGAGATGATTAAAGGTTTAGTTTCCGATATAGTTAATTCTCATATATCTGGAGTCGAAGAAGAATTTGAAGATGAAATAAAAGATTTAGTAAAATATATGGAAGAAGTTTTCGTTGAAAAAGATAGTGTATCTGCTGATGAACTTATGAATTTGTCCAATGAGGAGATAATTGATAAATACGTTGAAATTGGTGAGAAGATATATGCACAAAAAGAAGAAGAATTTACTTCTGAACAAATGAGGGAAATTGAGAGGGTTATCCTTCTAAGAGTTGTTGATACAAGATGGATGGATCACATAGATGATATGGAACATCTAAAGAGATCTATAGGCCTTGCTGCATATAAACAACAGGATCCGACTCAGGCTTATCAATTTGAAGGCAGCCAGATGTTTGATGAGATGATATATAATATAAGGCTTGATACTATAAAATATTTACTTCATGTTCAAATGCAGAAGGTACCTGAGAGAGAAAGAATTGTTAAAGAAACTTATACAAACCAAAGTGATGGAGATACCACAAAAAAGCAGCCTATAAGAAAAAAGAAGACAGTAGGAAGAAATGATCCTTGTCCATGTGGAAGTGGAAAGAAATATAAAAATTGCTGCGGAAGATTTGAGTAA
- a CDS encoding transposase, translating into MSKSYLKQLLTYINRVYDIGEEINSLKNKIIKSPAKVSTIAFVVLFGFMLQIRSFNRLEHWIEKNKFKKVLPKNTKMLRIDAVRRFLNDFDLDGLKNINKHIIKTTAKNKVFRNGTIDGLKVAAIDGVELFDSIKKSCNNCLTRVDKNGITHHFHRSVVCAMVGCDPHIVLDQEMLESQKDSSGKDEGEITAGKRLIKKLYKKYHHFADIIVADALYCNATWIKEVLSIGMNAVVRVKDERLHIVKDALALFKCREADKNWIVRKNTNIYTKIKAWEDDNFEMSDKDIKVRFLRFVEEIHTGDRIEIKEGWIITTDKFTSVESLWKIMHKRWDIENNIFHQLKTEWHLDHCFLHSPTGVETVLMFIIIAFNLMQLYFLGV; encoded by the coding sequence ATGAGTAAAAGTTATTTGAAACAGCTACTCACTTATATTAACAGGGTATATGATATAGGTGAAGAAATCAATAGTTTAAAAAATAAAATAATAAAATCTCCAGCAAAAGTTTCAACAATAGCTTTCGTAGTATTATTTGGATTCATGCTTCAAATAAGAAGTTTCAATAGATTAGAACATTGGATTGAAAAGAATAAATTTAAAAAGGTATTACCTAAAAATACTAAAATGCTACGCATTGACGCCGTTAGGCGTTTCTTGAATGATTTTGATCTTGATGGCTTAAAAAATATCAACAAGCACATAATAAAAACTACTGCGAAGAATAAAGTATTTAGAAATGGTACTATAGATGGTTTAAAGGTAGCTGCCATAGATGGTGTAGAACTATTTGACAGTATTAAAAAATCTTGTAACAACTGCCTTACAAGGGTTGATAAAAATGGTATAACGCATCATTTTCACAGATCAGTAGTTTGTGCAATGGTTGGTTGTGATCCACATATTGTTTTAGATCAGGAAATGCTTGAATCCCAAAAAGATAGTTCAGGTAAAGATGAAGGAGAAATTACTGCCGGCAAACGTTTAATTAAAAAACTATATAAAAAATATCATCACTTTGCGGATATCATTGTAGCTGATGCTTTGTATTGTAATGCTACATGGATAAAAGAAGTACTCTCTATAGGAATGAATGCTGTAGTTAGAGTAAAAGATGAACGTCTTCACATTGTAAAAGACGCATTAGCTTTATTTAAATGCCGTGAGGCAGATAAGAACTGGATTGTAAGAAAAAACACAAATATCTACACAAAGATTAAGGCATGGGAAGATGATAATTTTGAAATGTCTGATAAGGATATAAAAGTAAGGTTCTTGAGGTTTGTGGAAGAAATTCATACTGGAGACAGAATAGAGATTAAAGAAGGATGGATCATAACAACAGATAAATTTACATCAGTAGAAAGCCTGTGGAAGATAATGCATAAAAGATGGGACATTGAAAATAATATATTTCATCAACTGAAGACGGAATGGCATTTAGATCACTGTTTTCTTCATAGCCCTACGGGCGTAGAAACAGTTTTAATGTTTATAATAATAGCATTTAATTTAATGCAGTTATACTTTTTAGGTGTATAA
- the prfB gene encoding peptide chain release factor 2 (programmed frameshift) gives MVIQLEEILNSLSDMGEIMNEIGIHFDIESLEIKIEELQERMQEVDFWQDADNAQKISSEEKLFEDRIEKYNSLKDRIEDAKDLAEMAFGEDDVSAQKDILKEVNDIKSEMEKFQIEILLSGKYDKNNAIMNLHVGVGGTDAQDWTQMLFRMYTKWIEKKGYGAEIVDSLPADDAGIKSVTLKVTGEFAYGYLKAEKGIHRLVRISPFNANGKRQTSFASVEVLPELTKNQDIFIRPEDIKVDTYRSSGAGGQHVNKTESAIRITHIPTGIIVQCQNERSQHHNKEQALRMLKAKLVELKERLHKEKIEDLAGELKDMGWGSQIRSYVFHPYNLVKDHRTGMETSNINSVMDGEIDEFINAYLKQEAK, from the exons ATGGTAATACAGCTTGAAGAGATTTTGAATTCGCTGTCGGATATGGGTGAAATCATGAATGAAATA GGGATTCACTTTGACATAGAATCCCTTGAAATCAAAATAGAAGAGCTTCAAGAAAGGATGCAGGAGGTAGATTTTTGGCAGGATGCGGATAATGCGCAGAAGATTTCCTCTGAAGAGAAGCTCTTTGAAGATAGAATAGAGAAATATAATTCTTTGAAAGATAGAATAGAAGATGCTAAAGATTTGGCTGAGATGGCATTTGGAGAAGACGATGTATCGGCTCAAAAAGATATATTAAAGGAAGTTAATGATATAAAATCTGAAATGGAGAAATTCCAAATTGAAATTTTATTATCCGGAAAATATGACAAAAATAATGCAATTATGAATCTCCATGTTGGTGTAGGAGGTACAGACGCACAGGATTGGACTCAAATGTTATTTAGAATGTATACAAAATGGATTGAAAAGAAAGGCTATGGGGCAGAAATAGTAGATAGTTTGCCCGCAGACGATGCTGGGATAAAAAGTGTAACGCTTAAGGTTACTGGAGAATTTGCATATGGATATTTAAAAGCTGAAAAAGGAATACACAGACTAGTTAGAATTTCTCCATTCAATGCAAATGGAAAAAGACAAACCTCATTTGCCTCGGTGGAAGTGCTGCCTGAACTTACGAAAAATCAAGATATTTTTATAAGACCTGAGGATATAAAGGTGGATACTTATAGATCAAGTGGTGCAGGTGGTCAGCATGTTAATAAAACTGAATCTGCAATCAGAATAACTCATATACCCACAGGTATAATAGTACAGTGCCAAAATGAAAGAAGCCAGCACCATAATAAGGAACAGGCGCTTAGAATGCTTAAGGCAAAACTTGTAGAATTAAAAGAAAGACTTCATAAAGAAAAGATAGAAGATTTGGCAGGAGAGCTTAAAGACATGGGATGGGGAAGCCAGATAAGATCTTATGTATTTCATCCTTATAATCTTGTTAAAGATCATAGGACAGGAATGGAAACAAGCAATATAAATTCTGTTATGGATGGAGAAATTGATGAGTTTATAAATGCTTATCTAAAACAAGAGGCAAAATAG